The DNA segment TTTTTATGAATTTCCTTTCAGCAATATTTTTTGttgatcttttttcttttctgtgtGCGACTGTTTTAGAAGTTTTGCTCCTTCCTATATTCGTTGTGCATATTTAAAGGGCATTTTAGTCCTTTGTCTAGGGGTGGTCAATTTTGTTGGGAGCAATATTATATTCTATTGTTGTATGTATTCGATTGCAATTGGAATTACAGTTCTGGGAAGAAGAGAGAGCTGCATTTTTCAGAGATGTAATACAAGTTACTCATTGCATAAGTATTGTGATTCATTTGGGAGGGGATTCCCAACCTTATGGGAAGCCTAAGCTACTCGAGCAAAGGGGACTTTGTTCTAAGAAGAAAAGATACAGTTTAAGTGAgaaggtgtcttacgacttgagGGGAGCTCGAGTCTTACATGTTTAGGAATTTTTGTCTATTAAGCATGTTAAGCAAAGATTCTTAGTTTTACTACAATCTTGATTGGATATGTTGCTAGGATGTATTCATGGATAATAATGTCTAACTAGGGTCTACTAATTGGTAATGGTTAATTTTGTATTGATGGCTATTTctagaatatataaattgctagattcaaggaaaaatttgattaattgaatatGGCTATCTTGACAATCAATCGACACAATTGAATTCTTGAACTTAATGCATatgttttctattctatatggACGCTATTGAACCCAATAGAACTAGAGGCATATAGGTTGATTAGAGTTATGCCTTTCCAATTTTAACCAATAGTTAGAACGCTTTCTTGATTAGATTTCGCTAGCTATCCACCTTTGTAGAGGTTAGCTTAGTCGAGTCGAGTAGTTGTGTGCATAATTCATTTGCATGACTAATATGTAGAAATCGATTATAGAGATTGCATTGAATGTCTAACTTGAACTAGGAATAAGATTGAACAACATTTTTTTGCAATTATCTTTTATACCTTGATTTTCAAGTATGTTTCTTGCTTTATCAGAACCCCATTTTTATTACTTTCATAGTTGAACTTAGATTAAGAAAAGATGGAACAAGCCTTCCTTGTGGATCGACCTCGTGCTTGCCGCTTATGCTACTTGTTAGTATAAGATGTAGGtttcggtgatttataaatatttttgttttagtaaGAGTCAAATTAACGACATCGATTCAAGCACGAACATGGGGCTCAAGGTGGATAAGCCCGAGTTTTAGCTCAAATGGCATGAAAGTCCCAAGATAGACTATACACAATGGCTATTATGTCATATCAAGCTCTGCCTTATGATTCTTTCTGGAGCTTGCTCCATCTCGGCTTCTGGATCCTTTACTTTCTCTTGTTTGTCCTCTTGATGCTCTTGGTTTTCCTCTTGATCCAACTCAACTTGTTCAATCTCCTCAactctttatcttcttctttcttcatagATTCTTCTCTCTTCCTTGTTTATATCTGCAAAAAAATTGAAGCCAGGGACTTCTAGAAGATCAAATCATATGCCACAAGAATTAAATCATATgcaattattctttttttttttaaaaaaaaaagttttcaaaggAATTCAATAATTGACTAAGAAAGTTGTTTAGATTCTCAATCCATTGTAATTTTTTCTAGGCCTTTCGGGacccaaaacaaataaattttgaaCCACTATCATGAGCTTGTAGGAAAATGGAAAAGGGTTGTCTCCACAGGGAATCTTGTCCTTTCTTAGGTCTACTATTAAATTTGTTGGTAACAATGGGAGGAGGGGTTTATTTGATAGTCAAGCAAGAATATAAAATACACGTGAATAAATTGTAAGGAATAAAATGGGTTCAATTGcttttatgaaatttatttagAGAAATACAACTGGGGGATAGGAACAAATTTGGTTAGTTTCTAGTCATAGGACACTAAAGATTAGGAAATTCTTTAGTAAACTCATGACCATTTACCTTATCAATAAATGTCCCTAAACATTAATTAAGAGAAAATCTTAATTAAACTACACTCTTCAAGATTATTTGGAATGGAAGTGTTCTAGGTAAGAACTTACATTAAGTATCGTGGGAGATTGTCATGACGTATGTTAGATTAGATAGCTTAATTCTAGCATGTGATTTCCTTTTGAATTTACATTAGATTATGATTATAGAATCAAAGGATTAAGCCTACATTCGTAGATTCGATCCCTAATCATGCTTCTATGATCATTGTTAAAAGCAAAGACTAAACGAACAAGGCAAACAAGAATCATCTAGCAAAATGTGTCAAATTTTGTTAGATGGTTCCatgaagataaaattgaaattcaaaagattttacaacagaaaataaaaaacatacaaacaagccctcaaagaaaaatctaacctaaaatCTTATCCCCAAGTTAAGAAAATATCTTAGCCACTCATATTCTTCTCGTCCTCAATACAATATGATGAAATAACTGAGTGAGAAATAGAGGGATATTGAAAAAGGGAAGTGAAGTTtggagaaaaatagaaaaacactaTAGAGGCTGGAAAATCGAGCTGAGAAATGCCCTAGAAAATTGTGCTTATTTTTATAAGTATTGCATAGACACCGTGGTGCTAAAGTACCTTGTCGAAGCGTAGAGGTGAGCATTGAGAGGCACTTCAGCGCCTCTCCTTAAAAATTTGTCCACGTGTACACACCATCATTTACATCAAGTTTGGAGCAACGATGCTCAAACTTGAGGTTGCATTCAAGAAAATGCATCGAACTACATCGAGCATAGGGTTGCTGTGCTCGCCTAAGGGGCAGAGtagtaattttttctttttttcttggtTGATGCTTTCGGAGTTCTGTTTGTATAGGTTTTAGCCCTGAATATATTTTTATGGTCCATTCTACCTTCTTAGTGTTGAAGACCTAgaaaaattgagaaataaattaataaaaccatGGAACGAGCATGAATTAAGTCGAGGAAGATAACACCTTTTAAGAAGTATCGGTCTCAAACTTAGGGGGAGCTTAAGTCACATTGAGGGGACGTTTTACAATTGGAGAGAGCCTAAGTGATCATTCAAATTAGATTTGATCTaatcttaaaaaagaaagaaagtatTTATAATTTAGCTGATAGTGTCACGATGTTACTAATAGGTTTGTGATGCTATCAGGAAATCCCCAGCATCTCCACAACGTGGCTCAATGCTTTCCTGTTTTTCGTACGTGAGAGCGTCATGATGTCATCCAAATGGTAGCTACTATATTTTAGCGTCGTGCAACATTGAGTAGAAACGTTGCAACATTGAGTAGAAACATTGCAACATTGGTCCAAGGATATTatgataattttgatttttctttgcCCTAGATGTTGACTTAGGGTTTCTAGTGGTTTGTTTAAGCCTAGTTTTCACACTAATGCTTGATTCTACTTTCATTAATCTCAAGGTCTACAAAACCATCAAATACACATATACTACATAGGAAGATGCCCAAATTAAGATGAACGAGACAACATATTTTCATGTACTATCAAATCATCCTCAACTTAGTATTGTATTTTAAACAAATGTTGATACACCAATATAACACTcagttttatattttaaacgaatgatgatatactattgatatactaaagatatacttgaaatgCAATTGAATGAGTactgttacaaaattgaaataccaaatattatactttaagcatatcatttttttattatgataCTACATATTCAGTATATCAACAATATCATTAGTatgctttaatttttttcctctaaaTATGATATATCAATCAACTCTTATACGAAAAATGAAATACATATATTATACACTTGATATATCGAACTAAATGTAAATTACATGTCATCAAAATCTTACCAAAATCTTGAAAATAGAAGAAATTAATTGATATTGACTCAATTATTAAGATATACCATTGAaatatattagatattttttttagaaaacacAAGAAAGTTAACGGAAAAACATAAAGCTAACCCGAGCTAATCAAATGACGACAACTCTATatcaaactaaataaaaaacaaaaataatttttaccaTGACATGATTAATTAAAGTTATGGTACATTAGTTGCATAAATGAATATAAAGTACATGAATTTATTGAAGTACCAAAAATAAAGTTTTCAGTATATTGTGTACAAAAATTAAAGTATATCAATCGGCTGATGTTCAAAATATAGAGTACACGAGATAtagtttttaataaataaatgaggataaaattagaataataaaaaaacaaaaattgaatttgaactttttcCCTATATTTTCTGTTTTAAAAAACCATGGTtagatttctaattttttttttcttttttttctggCCATTACTATTTTGTAAGAAAAAAATCCTTCTTTCTTcgatattatataattaacgttaacatagctcaattgacatataaGAATATACAGTACGAGATTAACAAAGTTTGAATCCCTCCAAATCTCTTCTTCATCATACTGCTGAATGAATTAATAGTTCCGCtgcaatttcttttttcaatttgtttttctgcatcttgtgtctatatatatatataaaagaccatgtttgaacttttatttttatacatGATAATTGAAAcctcaaattaatcaataaggaaatgaatcaatttatatCTAAGGTTGGcagtttaaaaaattattgaaactaaatgaacaataaataaataacatactGAGAGTGTCTGTTGAGCTCATCACCCCATGTGCACTCTGAGTTACACaatcattcaaattaatttgttttgttCACAAGTTGTTCCACAaaataattaatgttttgatggGAGCTTCCCGCTTCATCCATAGCTGCTTTTGCCAATTCCCTCCACTTCctcaaattttctctaatttctcCATTAACTTCTCCTCCCTCCATAACTTCATTAACACAAAACTCTATCTCTTCTCTTCCACATATTCCATTTTCCTCCATTCTCACCCTCTTCCCAATCTTCCACACATCTTCCACATACTTGGCATTCGTCGGTTGGTCCAACCACTGCGCCATCGCCACCATCGGCACTCCCAAGCTCAACGCTTCGAGCGTCGAGTTCCAACCACAATGCGTTATGAAACATCCCACTGATTGATGGGCCAAAACTTGTAGCTGAGAGCACCAATTTACTACCAACCCTTCCTCGGCAGTTTCCTTGATGAAATTGTGTGGAAGCTTATGGATCTCAGATTCTCTGACTACCCAAAAGAAGAATTTGTTGGTTAATTTGAGGCCATATGCTAACTCCTCCATTTGCTCTTTTTCTAATTCTGCTGCACTCCCAAATGACACGTAAATTACAGATTTTGGGTCTTTTGAATCAAGCCATTTCATTGTACAATCTGTATTGTTTGATTCAAACATGCTAACCCCATAATCTTTGTCGTTTTGTAGCTGTCCATCTAAGTAGATTGAGGGAACCATTGGTCCAATATTCTTGAATGGAAATTGACCTTCTATCCACTTGACTTCCTgattaacaaatttttaaattttctgtTACAAgatttagaattattttataatatggACGAAAATATGATTGATTACGTCAAAATAAGCATAGCTCAACTGACACAATGCACTATCAATCTCAAAGTCAGAAGTTCAATCCTTCCACTCCACATGTTAAAGGGTTAAATCgattataaattgatattttaacaTGGAAAGTTTATAGAATGtaaaaattaatcttttttaaacaagttaaaattaatattaattatgggGAAATAATATTCTTCCTTTGATACAATCTAAAAGCTCAAGTCCATATATAATCACCTTGTTTTTAgttattgatttttgaaaattaagtttataaataaaacGCTCTTTCtatcttaatattatatttgtttgctatctatttttccatcggTGTTTTCGAAAATTGTGTCAGTTATAATTTCTAAGATCTTGTTTTTACTTactaataattcaaatatttatatttagaaaGATGAAAACCATGTTAAGAAAATTCACGAAAAAAACAATCAGAAGTAAAAATGGAGTCTAAGTAGATGAATAatagtaaatttaattacatccATACTTTATATTGATCATATTACGTACCTCTGGTTCTAAGCCATCGAAAGTGTTGGTGAAGATCCAATCAACATCAGACAAACGTGTAAATTGACCAGTTAAGAAGCTAAGATAATCAGGATATTTGACACGATTAGAGATGAAAGACGGGAAGTCAGATGGTCGAAGAGGAGGAAGGCCATCCAAGGAGACCAAGGGCTCTTCCAAGGGAACATCAAGCCATCCTTTGTAAACATTATAATAGATAGCATTAACAGCGCAAGATTGAGTGAAGAAGGCAGCCCCGAAAACTCCAAATTGTTTGAGAAGGTCAAGAACCCAAGGAAAGATAGAGTCAAAAACAACACAAGCAACATTTGGAATAGAAGTAAGAAGATGAATCAAATGCAAGCGAATGGCCTCTTGGCGACGCTCCCAGAGGGCATGGAGGGGCTCAGGGTCGGGGCCTTGATAAGGCAAGAGAGGAATATGGTGAATAGTGAGCGAGGGAGTGAGTGGTTGATATTGGACGGTGGAGTGGTTGGAGTCATTAGTATTGTTGGTTAAAATTAGAGGAAGGGTTAATTTGAGGGGTGGGTGATGGGCAAGGTGTTTGGCAAATTGGAGGAGTGGGTTAATGTGGCCTTGGGCAGGACATGGAATCACTATTAC comes from the Benincasa hispida cultivar B227 chromosome 5, ASM972705v1, whole genome shotgun sequence genome and includes:
- the LOC120078502 gene encoding mogroside IE synthase-like, with the protein product MGSVEERVDLSKHRDEVEVIVIPCPAQGHINPLLQFAKHLAHHPPLKLTLPLILTNNTNDSNHSTVQYQPLTPSLTIHHIPLLPYQGPDPEPLHALWERRQEAIRLHLIHLLTSIPNVACVVFDSIFPWVLDLLKQFGVFGAAFFTQSCAVNAIYYNVYKGWLDVPLEEPLVSLDGLPPLRPSDFPSFISNRVKYPDYLSFLTGQFTRLSDVDWIFTNTFDGLEPEEVKWIEGQFPFKNIGPMVPSIYLDGQLQNDKDYGVSMFESNNTDCTMKWLDSKDPKSVIYVSFGSAAELEKEQMEELAYGLKLTNKFFFWVVRESEIHKLPHNFIKETAEEGLVVNWCSQLQVLAHQSVGCFITHCGWNSTLEALSLGVPMVAMAQWLDQPTNAKYVEDVWKIGKRVRMEENGICGREEIEFCVNEVMEGGEVNGEIRENLRKWRELAKAAMDEAGSSHQNINYFVEQLVNKTN